The Drosophila nasuta strain 15112-1781.00 chromosome 2L, ASM2355853v1, whole genome shotgun sequence genome window below encodes:
- the LOC132798376 gene encoding neprilysin-4 — translation MIRIWGICLLLASVQALPTKHLNHNATEEQEQEQELEEETSHWNGDINLQHIQRIESYMQPEQDACHDFHAYACGNWKSVHGNVSAMSLSGSHIDQRYVQLFERLLREPQAPEHRLPMFPKLLRYYQSCLALDKPRLRHYLDHLPPRSTDHWMELLAILGRYGHHEHYIRITVAHHNASRHIIFMQAHVHELKMTLTPNIYFALRRHLEGDLPSLPELRQQFKQLDATLYRLSQSESINSEEENFKTYTLDQLQRELPGLNWTHALQLKFNATYDGQHQVQVDELPQLRQLIDFLNQADARLLRLYSLSRFLQYLLQLPHNPLNNLANNRAPSSVECVQHMRKTLYLGMNYAYEHIYYAKQRATDERIIFRVFEELKAQFSKQLRQNEFSLDANLLSALQQKVSGMAINIGNMPHNASEQFYREREQLWQATGDFYLNHFKSLLEYNAHQAEMERTTNTTLKQLFYSFSYHGPSMQDNIDATPYFYCVSNIIIMPYAYVQLPFYHAQFWPALLYGDLGNTLGHEMLHTLDSFFVDFDAQGVQRDYGDQLRRYRQYVAGIECLNSTANITLNERTADFSGTRLALHTYLQTPMQRRQHGRLYFLQFAQFFCGQEADESHDEGSVRLNYTLSQMPEFAEVFNCTQGTPMNPVERCQFW, via the coding sequence ATGATACGAATTTGGGgaatttgtttgctgctggcaagTGTCCAGGCGCTGCCCACCAAACACCTGAATCACAATGCCACAGAggaacaggagcaggagcaggagctggAGGAGGAGACGTCACATTGGAACGGGGATATCAATTTGCAGCACATTCAACGAATTGAGAGCTATATGCAACCAGAGCAGGATGCCTGCCACGATTTTCATGCCTATGCCTGTGGCAATTGGAAGTCAGTGCACGGCAATGTGTCGGCGATGTCGTTAAGCGGCTCCCACATCGATCAACGCTATGTGCAGCTGTTCGAGCGACTGTTGCGGGAACCACAAGCGCCGGAGCATCGGCTGCCAATGTTTCCGAAACTCTTGCGTTACTATCAGAGCTGCTTGGCGTTGGATAAGCCGCGATTGCGTCACTATCTGGATCATTTGCCGCCACGAAGCACCGATCATTGGATGGAACTGTTGGCGATCTTGGGACGATATGGACATCATGAGCACTACATCAGGATTACGGTGGCCCACCACAATGCCAGCCGGCACATAATCTTCATGCAAGCCCATGTGCATGAGCTCAAAATGACTCTAAccccaaatatatatttcgccTTGCGGCGTCACTTAGAAGGCGATTTGCCATCGTTGCCGGAATTGCGACAGCAATTCAAGCAGTTGGATGCGACACTTTATCGACTATCTCAATCGGAGAGCATCAACAGTGAAGAGGAGAACTTTAAGACATACACGCTGGACCAACTGCAGCGGGAGCTGCCTGGCCTCAACTGGACACACGCCTTGCAGCTGAAATTCAATGCCACCTATGACGGCCAGCATCAGGTGCAGGTGGATGAGTTGCCCCAACTGCGGCAACTGATCGACTTCCTCAACCAGGCCGATGCTCGCCTCTTGCGTTTATACAGCCTGTCACGATTTCTGCAGTATTTGCTCCAGTTGCCGCACAATCCACTGAACAATCTGGCCAACAACAGAGCACCATCGAGTGTCGAGTGTGTGCAGCATATGCGAAAGACGCTGTATCTGGGCATGAACTATGCCTACGAGCACATCTACTATGCGAAGCAAAGGGCCACGGATGAACGCATCATCTTTCGCGTCTTCGAGGAGCTGAAAGCACAGTTCTCCAAGCAACTGCGACAGAACGAGTTCAGCTTGGATGCCAATCTGTTGTCGGCACTGCAGCAGAAAGTGTCCGGCATGGCCATCAATATCGGCAACATGCCGCACAATGCCAGTGAACAGTTCTATCGAGAGCGCGAGCAGCTGTGGCAAGCAACTGGTGACTTCTACTTGAATCACTTCAAGAGTCTGCTGGAGTACAATGCACATCAGGCGGAGATGGAGCGCACCACAAATACAACGCTGAAGCAACTGTTCTACAGCTTCAGCTATCATGGACCCAGTATGCAAGATAATATCGATGCCACACCGTATTTCTATTGCGTgagcaacatcatcattatgCCCTATGCCTATGTGCAGTTGCCCTTCTATCACGCCCAATTTTGGCCAGCATTGCTCTATGGCGATTTGGGCAACACGCTGGGCCATGAGATGCTGCACACCTTGGACAGCTTCTTTGTGGACTTTGATGCTCAGGGCGTGCAGCGTGACTATGGTGATCAATTGCGACGCTACAGACAGTATGTGGCTGGCATCGAGTGTCTCAACAGCACTGCGAATATCACGCTGAATGAACGCACCGCAGACTTTAGTGGCACTCGACTGGCGTTGCACACGTATCTGCAGACGCCGATGCAGCGACGCCAGCATGGACGACTTTACTTTCTGCAATTTGCGCAATTCTTTTGCGGTCAGGAGGCGGACGAAAGCCATGATGAGGGCAGCGTACGCTTGAACTATACGCTGTCGCAGATGCCCGAGTTCGCTGAGGTCTTCAACTGTACGCAGGGTACACCCATGAATCCAGTCGAGCGTTGCCAATTTTGGTAG
- the LOC132783593 gene encoding microfibril-associated glycoprotein 4-like produces MYIEEYQHNLSSLSVNDILQDLIDQNITGNQKHTMFCPKRNGIFHISANSLKPFAVLCNSDIAGPGWMVALKRSDGETNFIRKWKQYQEGFGNLSSEFFIGLEKLHVLTYEKPHEVYFFLEDFEGNTRYARYDDFLVSNETSFYTLEKLGEYSGDAGDAMSHVAGQRFYTFDNDSESPRCAALRASAGWFNSCTKCNLFGPYLEGYYDTTHDYRAMWWEYWRGDLYSLKSVQMMIRPKCSC; encoded by the exons ATGTATATAGAAGAATATCAGCACAATCTAAGCAGTCTAAGCGTGAATGATATTCTGCAAGACCTGATAGATCAAAATATCACTGGCAATCAAAAACATACGATGTTTTGTCCTAAACGAAACGGAATCTTTCACATTAGCGCAAACAGTTTGAAGCCCTTTGCTGTTCTGTGTAATTCGGATATAGCTGGTCCTGGTTGGATGGTTGCTTTAAAACGTTCTGATGGCGAAACAAATTTCATTCGTAAATGGAAACAATACCAAGAAGGATTTGGTAACTTATCTAGTGAATTTTTCATAGGATTAGAAAAGTTGCATGTGTTAACTTATGAAAAGCCCCAcgaagtttatttttttttggaagaTTTCGAGGGTAACACACGATATGCTAGATATGACGACTTTTTAGTAAGCAACGAAACTTCATTCTATACATTGGAGAAACTTGGCGAGTACAGCGGAGATGCCGGTGACGCAATGAGTCATGTTGCCGGCCAGAGATTTTACACTTTCGACAATGACTCAGAAAGCCCTAGGTGCGCTGCACTGCGTGCTAGTGCTGGATGGTTTAACAGCTGCACAAAATG TAATCTTTTTGGACCTTACTTGGAGGGATATTATGACACGACTCATGATTATAGAGCAATGTGGTGGGAATATTGGCGTGGCGATCTTTACTCGCTAAAATCTGTGCAAATGATGATAAGGCCAAAGTGTTcttgctaa